A genomic region of Azoarcus sp. KH32C contains the following coding sequences:
- the truA gene encoding tRNA pseudouridine(38-40) synthase TruA, with product MRIALGVEYAGDAFRGWQSQANALTVQDHLEAALAGIAGQSVRLHCAGRTDAGVHATAQVAHFDVSVVRPLGAWVRGVNNKLPRSVAVRWAAEVSETFHARFSAVSRRYRYVLHNAPVRPAILSGRVGWFHLPLNEHAMSDAAARLEGLHDFSSFRAAGCQAKSPLKVMHEARVHRQGEYVIFDFWANAFLHHMVRNLVGALVYVGKGTYPPAWVEELLHARDRVHAAPTFPADGLYLCGVEYQPHWPLPNEGRIIAVPRIPLS from the coding sequence ATGAGGATCGCGCTGGGAGTCGAGTACGCCGGGGATGCGTTTCGCGGTTGGCAAAGCCAGGCCAACGCGTTGACCGTCCAGGATCATCTGGAAGCGGCCCTGGCCGGGATAGCAGGGCAGTCAGTGCGCCTGCACTGCGCCGGACGCACCGATGCGGGCGTCCATGCGACGGCGCAGGTCGCGCATTTCGACGTGTCGGTGGTGCGGCCCCTTGGGGCATGGGTGCGCGGCGTCAATAACAAGCTGCCGCGGAGCGTCGCCGTTCGCTGGGCGGCGGAGGTGAGTGAGACCTTTCATGCGCGTTTCAGCGCCGTTTCCCGCCGCTACCGGTACGTGCTTCACAACGCGCCTGTAAGGCCGGCCATCCTTTCTGGCCGAGTCGGCTGGTTTCATCTGCCGCTCAATGAACATGCAATGAGCGATGCCGCCGCGCGGCTGGAAGGCCTCCATGACTTCTCCTCTTTCCGTGCTGCCGGATGCCAAGCCAAATCGCCGCTCAAGGTGATGCATGAAGCGCGCGTTCATCGCCAAGGCGAATACGTGATTTTCGATTTCTGGGCCAACGCTTTCTTGCACCACATGGTTAGAAACCTTGTCGGTGCCCTCGTGTACGTCGGGAAAGGCACTTACCCTCCCGCCTGGGTGGAAGAGTTGCTTCATGCGCGGGACAGGGTCCATGCTGCGCCGACCTTTCCGGCAGACGGCCTGTATCTGTGTGGCGTCGAGTACCAGCCGCACTGGCCCCTGCCCAATGAAGGGCGTATCATCGCGGTCCCGCGTATCCCACTTTCTTGA
- the trpB gene encoding tryptophan synthase subunit beta codes for MQMADKPYQFPDSSGHFGPYGGVFVAETLIPALEELKAAYDTCRQNPAFVAEFEYELKHYVGRPSPVYHARRWSELLGGAQIYLKREDLNHTGAHKVNNCIGQALVARYMGKPRVIAETGAGQHGVATATVAARYGMECVVYMGAEDIKRQAANVYRMKLLGARVVPVESGSKTLKDALNEAMRDWVTNIHDTFYIIGTVAGPHPYPMMVRDFQAVIGTECLTQMPEMVGRQPDYVIACVGGGSNAMGIFYPYIDIAGVRLVGVEAAGEGVETGHHAASLTAGRPGVLHGNRTYLLQDDDGQIIETHSISAGLDYPGVGPEHAWLKDSERAEYVGVTDAEALKAFHDLCRLEGIIPALESSHALAYAAKLAPTLPRDKVLLVNLSGRGDKDMHTVAERSGIQF; via the coding sequence ATGCAGATGGCTGACAAGCCTTACCAGTTTCCCGACTCGAGCGGTCATTTCGGTCCTTACGGCGGGGTGTTTGTCGCAGAGACGCTGATCCCGGCGCTTGAGGAACTCAAGGCTGCGTATGACACATGCCGGCAGAATCCGGCATTCGTGGCGGAGTTCGAGTACGAACTCAAACACTATGTCGGTCGTCCGAGCCCCGTCTACCACGCACGCCGCTGGTCCGAATTGCTGGGCGGCGCGCAGATCTACCTGAAGCGCGAGGATCTCAACCATACCGGCGCGCACAAGGTAAACAACTGCATCGGCCAGGCGCTGGTTGCCCGCTATATGGGCAAGCCGCGCGTGATTGCCGAAACCGGAGCCGGGCAGCATGGGGTCGCGACGGCGACCGTGGCCGCCCGCTACGGCATGGAATGCGTCGTCTACATGGGCGCCGAAGACATCAAGCGCCAGGCCGCCAACGTCTATCGGATGAAGCTGCTCGGCGCACGTGTCGTTCCGGTCGAATCGGGCTCCAAGACGCTGAAGGACGCGCTCAATGAGGCGATGCGCGATTGGGTGACCAACATCCACGACACCTTCTACATCATCGGAACCGTCGCCGGTCCCCATCCGTACCCGATGATGGTGCGTGATTTCCAGGCCGTGATCGGTACCGAGTGCCTCACACAGATGCCTGAGATGGTGGGGCGCCAGCCGGACTATGTGATTGCCTGCGTCGGTGGCGGTTCGAACGCCATGGGGATCTTCTATCCCTACATCGACATTGCCGGCGTGCGCCTCGTCGGCGTCGAGGCGGCCGGCGAAGGTGTCGAGACCGGTCATCATGCGGCCAGCCTGACGGCCGGTCGGCCGGGCGTGCTTCACGGCAACCGCACCTATCTGCTGCAGGATGACGACGGCCAGATCATCGAGACGCATTCGATTTCCGCCGGTCTCGACTATCCGGGCGTCGGTCCCGAGCATGCGTGGCTGAAGGACAGCGAACGGGCCGAATACGTTGGGGTGACCGATGCCGAGGCGCTGAAGGCGTTCCACGATCTGTGCCGCCTGGAAGGCATCATCCCGGCGCTGGAGTCGTCCCACGCGCTGGCCTATGCGGCAAAGCTTGCGCCGACCTTGCCTCGCGACAAGGTTCTGCTGGTCAATCTGTCCGGTCGTGGCGACAAGGACATGCATACGGTCGCCGAGCGTTCCGGCATCCAGTTCTGA
- the accD gene encoding acetyl-CoA carboxylase, carboxyltransferase subunit beta produces the protein MSWLQKLLPPKIKRAESAARKSIPEGLWSKCPACEAVLYRSDLESNQSVCPKCGHHQRLRARARLDLLLDAEGRFEIGNEVLPVDPLKFKDSRRYTERLSTAIDDTGEADAMVVMQGSILTVPVVVACFEFEFLGGSMGSVVGERFVRGAKAALEQRLPFICITATGGARMQEGLFSLMQMAKTTAVLTQLTQRKLPFLTILTDPTMGGVSASFAFMGDVVIAEPGALIGFAGPRVIEQTVRETLPEGFQRSEFLLEKGAIDMIVDRREMRAKLAQVLTLLTRQPAIGV, from the coding sequence ATGAGTTGGCTTCAGAAACTTCTGCCGCCCAAGATCAAGCGGGCGGAATCCGCAGCACGCAAGTCCATTCCGGAAGGCCTGTGGAGCAAGTGTCCCGCCTGTGAGGCGGTGCTTTATCGTTCCGATCTTGAAAGCAATCAGAGCGTTTGCCCCAAGTGTGGTCACCATCAGCGCCTGCGCGCGCGGGCACGCCTCGATCTTCTGCTCGATGCCGAGGGGCGCTTCGAAATCGGGAACGAGGTGCTTCCGGTCGATCCGCTCAAGTTCAAGGATTCGCGCCGCTATACCGAACGCCTCTCCACCGCGATCGACGACACGGGCGAAGCCGACGCGATGGTCGTCATGCAAGGTTCCATCCTTACCGTGCCGGTGGTGGTCGCGTGTTTCGAGTTCGAATTTCTCGGCGGCTCCATGGGCTCCGTCGTCGGCGAACGCTTCGTGCGGGGGGCGAAAGCCGCATTGGAGCAACGCCTGCCTTTCATCTGCATCACGGCAACGGGTGGAGCACGGATGCAGGAAGGTTTGTTCTCGCTGATGCAGATGGCGAAGACGACCGCGGTCCTGACGCAACTGACGCAGCGCAAGCTGCCTTTCCTGACGATCCTTACCGATCCGACGATGGGGGGAGTGTCCGCGAGCTTTGCGTTCATGGGCGACGTAGTGATCGCCGAGCCGGGCGCGCTGATCGGCTTTGCCGGGCCGCGCGTGATCGAGCAGACCGTGCGTGAAACGCTGCCTGAGGGCTTCCAGCGATCCGAGTTTCTGCTCGAGAAGGGGGCGATCGACATGATCGTCGATCGGCGCGAAATGCGCGCGAAGCTGGCTCAGGTTCTTACGCTGCTGACGCGGCAGCCTGCGATCGGCGTCTGA
- a CDS encoding SPOR domain-containing protein yields MAEIDNVELKKRSRRRLVGAAALALLAAIVLPMVMDQEPITAVQDIQVSIPERDSDSGVVRPSANRQTSAAEPQIAPAPEEQPPGPLPSDTPREAVEAAPVRQAPGANPPAKVVEASPSRPPAVKPESAAKPELHKPEPSKPEAAKLELPKPETPKIAVQSRAPTHEEGARAKDILEGKAPAAAAPAAATGDAFVVQIGAFSDAAKAASIATDLKKHGFAAYTEKVGAMTRVRLGPFRGRDEADKAAQRAKASGMGGTVMPR; encoded by the coding sequence GTGGCCGAAATCGATAACGTCGAACTCAAGAAGCGATCGCGGCGAAGATTGGTCGGTGCGGCCGCGCTGGCGCTGCTTGCCGCGATCGTGCTGCCGATGGTCATGGATCAGGAGCCGATTACCGCGGTGCAGGATATCCAGGTGTCGATTCCCGAGCGCGATTCCGACAGCGGGGTCGTGCGCCCGAGCGCCAATCGTCAGACTTCTGCTGCCGAACCGCAAATCGCCCCGGCACCGGAAGAGCAACCGCCCGGCCCGCTACCTTCGGACACTCCGCGCGAGGCTGTCGAAGCAGCGCCTGTGCGTCAGGCCCCCGGGGCGAATCCGCCTGCTAAGGTGGTCGAGGCTTCGCCGTCCAGACCTCCGGCAGTGAAACCGGAGTCGGCAGCCAAGCCGGAACTGCATAAACCGGAACCTTCAAAGCCCGAAGCGGCCAAACTCGAACTTCCGAAACCAGAGACGCCGAAGATTGCCGTTCAGTCTCGTGCGCCGACCCATGAAGAAGGTGCGCGAGCCAAGGATATCCTCGAAGGCAAGGCGCCGGCAGCTGCTGCCCCGGCTGCCGCGACGGGTGATGCCTTCGTTGTTCAGATCGGCGCGTTTTCCGATGCTGCAAAGGCCGCATCGATCGCCACGGACCTGAAGAAACACGGCTTTGCGGCCTACACTGAAAAAGTCGGTGCGATGACTCGTGTGCGTCTCGGCCCGTTCAGAGGTCGCGACGAAGCCGATAAGGCGGCGCAGCGCGCGAAGGCGAGCGGGATGGGCGGCACAGTGATGCCGCGCTGA
- the purF gene encoding amidophosphoribosyltransferase produces MCGIIGVVATSPVNQLLYDGLLVLQHRGQDAAGIATSDDGRFYMHKGSGLVRDAFRTRNMRNLVGNWGIGHVRYPTAGSACNPAEAQPFYVNSPFGLLLAHNGNLTNSEELKREMFLSDLRHINTNSDSEVLLNVLAHELQAAAKGFKLDDDAVFRAVAGVHRRCRGAYAAVVMIAGYGLLAFRDPYGIRPLAIGRNDVGGKHEWLVASESVAMDVLGFRMLRDVAPGEAILIDTDGNFRSRQCADRTVEAPCMFEFVYLARPDSVIDGVSVYESRVKMGEFLADKLKRVLPHAGIDVVIPIPDSSRPSAMEMAHKLNLPYREGFVKNRYIGRTFIMPGQAVRRKSVRQKLNTISQEFKGKRVLLVDDSIVRGTTSREIVLMAREAGAEKVYLASAAPPVRYANVYGIDMPTRSELIAAGRDEDEICREIGADGLIYQDLDDLKAAVRAVNPSINFFETSCFDGCYVTGDITAEYLHGVENQRGQSKGSQEDGEDGQLDLNLLANHDN; encoded by the coding sequence ATGTGCGGAATCATTGGGGTTGTTGCAACCTCGCCGGTCAATCAGTTGCTCTACGACGGTCTTCTGGTGCTTCAGCATCGGGGCCAGGATGCGGCGGGTATCGCTACGTCAGACGATGGGCGCTTCTACATGCACAAGGGCTCCGGTCTGGTGCGGGATGCGTTCAGGACCCGCAACATGCGCAACCTCGTCGGCAACTGGGGCATCGGGCACGTTCGCTACCCGACTGCCGGTTCGGCCTGCAATCCGGCCGAGGCCCAGCCGTTCTACGTCAATTCGCCGTTTGGGCTCCTGCTCGCGCATAACGGCAACCTGACGAATTCGGAGGAACTCAAGCGTGAGATGTTCCTTTCGGACCTGCGGCACATCAACACGAATTCCGACTCCGAAGTGCTGCTCAACGTGCTGGCCCATGAGCTGCAAGCGGCGGCCAAGGGTTTCAAGCTCGACGACGACGCTGTGTTCCGCGCCGTCGCGGGTGTGCATCGCCGCTGTCGCGGCGCGTATGCCGCAGTCGTGATGATCGCGGGCTACGGCCTGCTGGCCTTCCGTGATCCCTACGGTATCCGGCCGCTGGCGATCGGCCGCAACGACGTTGGCGGCAAGCATGAATGGTTGGTGGCGTCCGAGTCGGTGGCGATGGACGTGCTTGGCTTCCGCATGCTTCGGGATGTGGCCCCGGGTGAGGCGATCCTGATCGACACCGACGGCAATTTCCGCAGCCGGCAGTGCGCCGACCGCACCGTCGAGGCACCGTGCATGTTCGAGTTCGTCTATCTGGCCCGGCCGGATTCGGTGATCGACGGCGTCTCGGTCTACGAATCGCGCGTCAAGATGGGGGAATTCCTCGCCGACAAGCTGAAGCGGGTGTTGCCCCATGCCGGTATCGACGTGGTCATTCCGATCCCGGACTCAAGCCGTCCGTCGGCGATGGAGATGGCGCACAAGCTGAATTTGCCGTACCGCGAAGGTTTCGTGAAGAATCGCTACATCGGCCGTACCTTCATCATGCCGGGGCAGGCTGTTCGCCGGAAATCGGTGCGGCAGAAGCTCAACACTATTTCCCAGGAGTTCAAGGGCAAGCGGGTTCTGCTTGTCGACGATTCGATCGTCCGCGGGACGACCAGTCGCGAGATCGTGTTGATGGCGCGGGAAGCGGGTGCCGAAAAGGTTTATCTGGCGTCTGCGGCTCCTCCAGTTCGCTACGCGAACGTCTACGGCATCGACATGCCAACCCGTTCCGAGTTGATTGCAGCGGGTCGTGACGAGGACGAGATTTGCCGCGAAATCGGCGCCGACGGGCTGATCTACCAGGATCTGGACGATCTCAAGGCCGCGGTGCGTGCTGTCAATCCTTCGATCAACTTCTTCGAGACCTCCTGTTTTGACGGCTGCTATGTGACCGGCGACATTACTGCCGAGTACCTCCACGGGGTCGAGAACCAGCGGGGTCAAAGCAAGGGCAGCCAGGAAGACGGCGAGGACGGGCAGCTCGATCTGAACCTTCTGGCGAATCACGACAACTGA
- the trpA gene encoding tryptophan synthase subunit alpha, with amino-acid sequence MSRIQSVFQRLQANGRRALIPFITAGDPAPDLTLPLMQALVEGGADIIELGVPFSDPMADGPTIQRASERALANGMNLRKVLEVVSAFRGGNQVTPVVLMGYANPIEAMGVERFVEAARDAGVDGVLVVDYPPEECEAFSAAVRKAGLDPIFLLAPTSTEQRFDDVARAGSGYIYYVSLKGVTGSAALDFDEVAARLPHIRARVGMPVGVGFGIRDAESARRIGEVADAVVIGSRIIEEIEKSPRDQAVENVRSFVSGIRSALDQIQGAPR; translated from the coding sequence ATGTCAAGAATCCAGTCAGTATTTCAGCGTTTGCAGGCCAACGGGCGGCGGGCGCTGATTCCGTTCATCACCGCCGGAGATCCGGCGCCCGATTTGACCCTGCCCTTGATGCAGGCACTCGTCGAAGGGGGGGCGGACATCATCGAGCTTGGCGTGCCGTTTTCGGATCCGATGGCCGATGGGCCGACCATCCAGCGCGCATCGGAGCGCGCCCTGGCGAATGGCATGAACCTCCGCAAAGTGCTCGAGGTTGTGAGCGCATTCCGGGGTGGGAACCAGGTGACGCCGGTCGTCTTGATGGGATACGCCAACCCGATTGAGGCGATGGGCGTCGAGCGTTTCGTCGAAGCTGCCCGCGACGCGGGAGTCGACGGCGTGCTCGTTGTCGACTATCCGCCGGAGGAGTGCGAGGCGTTCTCGGCGGCAGTGCGAAAGGCTGGACTCGATCCGATCTTCCTGCTGGCCCCGACCTCGACCGAGCAGCGTTTCGACGACGTTGCCCGCGCTGGCAGTGGCTACATCTACTACGTGTCGCTGAAGGGGGTGACCGGCTCGGCGGCGCTCGACTTTGACGAGGTGGCGGCACGTCTGCCGCACATCCGTGCCCGGGTAGGGATGCCGGTCGGCGTCGGGTTTGGAATCCGGGATGCCGAATCGGCACGCCGGATTGGCGAGGTGGCCGATGCGGTGGTGATCGGCAGTCGGATCATCGAAGAAATCGAAAAAAGTCCGCGGGACCAGGCGGTTGAAAACGTGCGCTCGTTCGTGAGCGGTATCCGTTCCGCACTCGATCAGATTCAGGGAGCGCCGCGATGA
- a CDS encoding CvpA family protein, with translation MTVFDYVFLTSLALSAAVGMWRGLVSEVISMLAWVVAALAAWRFSAQVAGLLTGFVMEPVWRQIAAFALVFVAVLLLAAFLRFLLRELLKAVGLGAADRFFGALFGLARGIAIAVAVVLLGGLVGIAREPWWANAMFAPPLETAVVAAKPWLPEAVATRIRFR, from the coding sequence ATGACAGTATTCGACTACGTATTCCTGACCAGCTTGGCGTTGTCGGCTGCAGTAGGCATGTGGCGCGGGCTGGTCAGCGAGGTGATTTCGATGCTCGCGTGGGTGGTCGCGGCATTGGCGGCGTGGCGTTTTTCGGCGCAGGTTGCGGGGCTGCTGACGGGGTTCGTCATGGAACCCGTATGGCGGCAGATCGCGGCGTTTGCGCTGGTATTCGTAGCGGTTCTCTTGCTCGCGGCGTTCTTGCGTTTTCTGCTGCGTGAATTGCTCAAGGCGGTCGGCTTGGGTGCCGCGGATCGGTTCTTCGGCGCCTTGTTCGGGCTGGCGCGCGGAATAGCGATTGCTGTAGCGGTTGTATTGCTTGGAGGACTCGTCGGTATCGCACGAGAGCCCTGGTGGGCCAATGCGATGTTCGCGCCTCCATTGGAGACGGCGGTCGTGGCCGCCAAGCCGTGGTTACCGGAAGCGGTAGCCACTCGGATTCGTTTCAGATAG
- a CDS encoding energy-coupling factor transporter transmembrane protein EcfT encodes MLIASWIAGVAALQFVSPTWLIVSVVAGSLLAFRFAKERSFRLLRRIRFLVLALVIFFAWFTPGESLWAALPVLSPTREGLALAADHLGRLVGVVLCVAGLLEYLSVPRLVGGLYALFHPFERVGLPADRLAVRLMLVLSYVEATPSGGWRSWLEDDTTPLHHKGATSISIVREPLGYGQLTIAVLVGVVLLALLEFRA; translated from the coding sequence TTGCTGATCGCTTCTTGGATTGCAGGGGTGGCGGCCCTGCAGTTTGTTTCGCCGACCTGGCTGATTGTGTCAGTTGTCGCCGGGAGCCTTCTCGCGTTTCGTTTCGCCAAAGAACGCAGCTTTCGATTGTTGCGGAGAATCCGCTTCCTGGTGCTTGCGCTTGTGATTTTCTTTGCCTGGTTCACTCCTGGCGAGTCGCTCTGGGCCGCGCTTCCAGTCCTGAGTCCCACCCGCGAAGGGCTTGCCTTGGCAGCGGATCACCTGGGGCGTCTGGTCGGCGTGGTGCTGTGCGTCGCAGGCCTACTTGAGTATCTCTCCGTGCCGCGGTTGGTCGGAGGCCTGTATGCCTTGTTTCATCCCTTCGAGCGGGTCGGTCTTCCGGCCGACCGGCTTGCGGTGCGCCTGATGCTGGTACTGAGCTACGTTGAGGCAACGCCTTCGGGGGGCTGGCGTTCGTGGCTGGAAGACGACACCACGCCGCTACATCACAAGGGCGCGACATCGATCTCGATCGTTCGGGAACCGCTCGGCTACGGTCAGTTGACGATTGCAGTCCTTGTCGGTGTGGTCCTCCTTGCCCTCCTGGAATTCCGGGCATGA
- the folC gene encoding bifunctional tetrahydrofolate synthase/dihydrofolate synthase gives MEFPDTLSGWLELLESRHAQFIQLGLERVLQVRDALKSVSDAVVITVGGTNGKGSTCAMLEAILLAAGYRVGCYTSPHLVRYNERVRINGVELSDERLVEGFAAVEAVRGAVPLTYFEHGTLAAWHCFCREPLDVLILEVGLGGRLDAVNAIDPDCAIVTGVAMDHMDYLGDTREKIGFEKAGIFRSERPAICSDPLPPASLVAHAREIRADLRLVTEDFGFSGDRTQWVWWSRSGTRRGGLAYPALRGANQLLNASAVMMALETLRNRIPVSMQAVRQGMMLVELPGRFQVLPGKPSVVLDVAHNPQAAGVLSENLSNMGFFPETWAVLGMLADKDVEGVVRLIQDRVDHWLVTSLPGSRGLTADALAERMRAAGVKGDVRCFDRPAEAFSEAKQCAQEGDRIVVFGSFLTVADVLDTLRGPRH, from the coding sequence ATGGAATTTCCTGATACGTTGAGCGGTTGGCTCGAACTGCTTGAAAGCAGGCATGCGCAGTTCATCCAGCTCGGTTTGGAGCGCGTCCTGCAAGTGCGGGATGCACTCAAGTCAGTCAGCGACGCCGTGGTCATCACGGTCGGCGGGACGAACGGCAAGGGGTCGACCTGCGCAATGCTCGAGGCGATCCTGCTGGCTGCCGGCTACCGCGTCGGCTGCTATACATCCCCGCATCTCGTGCGCTACAACGAACGCGTCCGCATCAATGGGGTGGAACTGTCCGACGAGCGTCTTGTTGAGGGCTTCGCCGCGGTCGAGGCTGTGCGCGGGGCGGTGCCGCTGACCTATTTCGAACATGGTACGCTCGCGGCGTGGCATTGCTTCTGTCGGGAACCGCTTGACGTACTGATTCTCGAGGTTGGCCTTGGCGGACGGCTCGACGCCGTCAATGCGATCGATCCCGACTGCGCAATCGTCACCGGTGTGGCTATGGATCACATGGACTACCTCGGAGATACGCGCGAGAAGATCGGTTTCGAGAAGGCGGGGATCTTTCGATCGGAGCGTCCCGCGATCTGTTCGGACCCGCTGCCGCCAGCGTCGCTGGTCGCCCACGCGCGCGAGATCCGGGCCGACTTGCGCCTTGTCACCGAGGATTTCGGGTTCTCCGGCGATCGGACGCAGTGGGTCTGGTGGAGCCGGAGCGGAACGCGTCGTGGCGGTCTCGCGTATCCGGCCTTGCGCGGTGCCAACCAATTGCTGAATGCATCGGCTGTAATGATGGCCCTGGAGACTCTCCGCAATCGGATTCCGGTGTCGATGCAGGCGGTGCGCCAGGGGATGATGCTCGTCGAACTCCCCGGGCGGTTCCAGGTTCTCCCCGGAAAGCCGTCGGTAGTTCTTGATGTCGCCCACAACCCTCAGGCCGCCGGCGTGCTGTCCGAAAACCTCTCGAACATGGGATTCTTCCCTGAGACGTGGGCGGTGTTGGGGATGCTCGCAGACAAGGATGTGGAAGGCGTCGTTCGTTTGATCCAGGATCGTGTCGACCACTGGCTCGTCACGTCCTTGCCCGGATCGCGCGGTCTGACTGCCGATGCGCTCGCCGAGCGGATGCGGGCTGCGGGTGTGAAAGGCGATGTCCGGTGCTTCGATCGACCGGCCGAGGCGTTCTCCGAAGCGAAACAATGCGCCCAGGAGGGTGATAGAATCGTCGTCTTTGGATCATTCCTGACGGTCGCGGACGTTCTCGATACCCTCCGCGGTCCCCGTCACTGA
- a CDS encoding phosphoribosylanthranilate isomerase — MTRTRVKICGLTRVDDVVAAVEAGADAIGLVFYPPSPRFVSFERAAELAAVIPPFVTTVGLFVNPEPSFVEDALRHVPLQLLQFHGDEPEADCARYGRPWIKAARVRPGVDLVEFSACYPSAAGLLLDAFVEGYGGGGKVFDWSLIPADLGKRLILSGGLDPDNVGEAVRRVRPWAVDVSSGVETGKGIKDAALIAAFIAGVRHADG; from the coding sequence GTGACCAGGACCCGAGTAAAGATCTGCGGCCTGACTCGCGTCGACGATGTTGTCGCCGCCGTCGAGGCCGGCGCCGATGCGATCGGGCTGGTGTTCTATCCGCCCAGCCCGCGCTTCGTCTCGTTCGAGCGCGCTGCCGAGCTTGCGGCGGTGATTCCGCCATTTGTCACGACGGTGGGGCTTTTCGTGAATCCCGAGCCCTCGTTCGTAGAAGATGCACTGCGGCACGTGCCTCTTCAGTTGCTGCAATTTCACGGGGACGAGCCTGAGGCCGACTGTGCCCGCTACGGTAGACCCTGGATCAAGGCGGCGCGCGTACGTCCGGGGGTCGATCTGGTAGAATTCTCGGCTTGCTACCCATCGGCGGCTGGCCTTCTTCTCGATGCATTCGTCGAGGGCTACGGCGGCGGGGGCAAGGTATTCGATTGGTCCCTGATTCCCGCTGATCTCGGCAAGCGTCTAATCCTGTCCGGCGGTCTCGATCCCGACAATGTCGGCGAGGCAGTGCGCCGCGTCAGGCCTTGGGCGGTCGACGTGTCCAGTGGCGTGGAAACGGGCAAGGGCATCAAGGATGCGGCGCTGATCGCCGCATTCATCGCTGGAGTTCGACATGCAGATGGCTGA